A genomic window from Paucibacter sp. KCTC 42545 includes:
- a CDS encoding enoyl-CoA hydratase/isomerase family protein — translation MSEPKTVLLRREGGVLHLTLNRPELRNALSIAMVAELRAALAAAEADASVRVIVLRGAGGHFCAGGDLKDMAAARMRLADEGPRVLAEMNAAFGHLCGAFAASKLAIVVVLEGVVMGGGLGLACVADVVLAGETASLRLPETSLGVVPAQIAPFLVERLGYSQARRLAVTGGKLDARQALALGLVHELHVGADLDAALQRVLSEILRCAPGALAATKALMARARLHAPASLVDEAAEAFTKAALGPEGMEGVSAFLEQRKPAWAPL, via the coding sequence ATGAGTGAACCGAAAACTGTTCTGCTGCGGCGAGAGGGCGGCGTGCTGCACCTCACGCTCAACCGGCCTGAGTTGCGCAATGCGCTGTCGATCGCCATGGTGGCCGAGCTGCGTGCCGCGCTGGCGGCGGCCGAGGCGGATGCCTCGGTACGCGTGATCGTGCTGCGCGGTGCCGGCGGGCATTTCTGCGCCGGCGGCGACCTCAAGGACATGGCCGCTGCGCGTATGCGCCTGGCCGACGAGGGCCCGCGCGTGCTGGCCGAGATGAACGCCGCCTTCGGCCACCTCTGCGGCGCTTTTGCGGCCAGCAAGCTGGCCATCGTGGTGGTGCTGGAAGGTGTGGTGATGGGCGGTGGCTTGGGCCTGGCCTGCGTTGCCGATGTGGTGCTGGCGGGCGAGACGGCGAGCCTGCGCTTGCCCGAGACCTCGCTGGGCGTGGTGCCGGCACAGATTGCCCCATTCTTGGTGGAGCGCCTGGGCTACTCGCAGGCGCGGCGCCTGGCCGTCACCGGCGGCAAGCTGGACGCTCGCCAGGCCTTGGCCTTGGGCCTGGTGCATGAGCTGCACGTGGGCGCTGACCTGGACGCGGCCCTGCAGCGTGTGTTGAGCGAAATCCTGCGCTGTGCACCCGGTGCACTTGCGGCCACCAAGGCCTTGATGGCCAGGGCGCGCTTGCATGCCCCGGCCAGCCTGGTGGATGAGGCGGCAGAGGCTTTCACCAAAGCCGCTCTAGGCCCCGAGGGCATGGAAGGGGTGAGCGCCTTTCTCGAACAACGCAAGCCGGCATGGGCACCGTTATGA